One part of the Bacteroidales bacterium genome encodes these proteins:
- a CDS encoding helix-turn-helix domain-containing protein → AAERSLAVSTIEGHMAHWVREGTLPAEQFVNQDKLEKIIYVAEHLNTTKLSEIKAKLGDEFTYSDLRFAMAHYRYNQEKQNEKEK, encoded by the coding sequence TTGCAGCAGAAAGGTCGCTGGCCGTTTCCACCATTGAAGGACACATGGCGCACTGGGTCAGAGAAGGAACTTTGCCGGCGGAGCAATTTGTAAACCAGGATAAGCTGGAGAAGATCATTTATGTAGCAGAACATTTGAATACGACCAAATTAAGTGAGATCAAGGCAAAGCTGGGCGATGAATTTACCTATAGCGATCTGCGCTTTGCCATGGCTCATTACCGGTATAACCAGGAAAAACAGAATGAAAAGGAAAAATAA